The sequence TTTCCAATGGTTATAAAGTGATGTAAGCATTGCTGACTGGTATTTTGAAGCTCCTCTGCCATCACCTGGCAATTACGTCGTCGACTAACCATTAACCCCTTCAAATAAGAAGCTGCATTTGATGTTCCGTCTTTTGTCTTGCTCTTAAAGTAAAATGTAAAGCTGAGAAGAAATTGTAACAACCGACTCTCTACGAGCCGGAAATTGTTTATTTTCGACTCATATTTTTGTTTATTAATAAAGCCCGTTCGGTTTCTACTGTTTGGGCTCTTCTTTTGGGATATTGCAAAT is a genomic window of Chitinophaga sp. LS1 containing:
- a CDS encoding transposase, with product MHTFAISQKKSPNSRNRTGFINKQKYESKINNFRLVESRLLQFLLSFTFYFKSKTKDGTSNAASYLKGLMVSRRRNCQVMAEELQNTSQQCLHHFITIGKWCYSKLMDRITLDFWHLLQQSGLEDDTCLIIDESGNPKKGKLSAGVKRQYCGQIGVTLKN